A region from the Sutcliffiella horikoshii genome encodes:
- a CDS encoding helix-turn-helix domain-containing protein gives MLEGKIIKFYREFQGLKQKDLGDGICSSTHISKIERGLTEVSGETIDFLCKRLRIEMETEIKNYREIEQLLKEWQDAIVKKLKPRVESIKRQLQGFNLLHMQDFYRLYTLILARYYLFVGEGRTVDGLLEEMSVWTDLTPYEKNLLLHVKGVYHLSVKNNYVEALACLKEINLEGYPNQEYYYDLALAYHSLNSRVLAFFQANKALQYFTKIRSFSRIIEAEMLMVIQLEQSEDHPTLSQEYHRLIEMTEDYGLEHQKAMLYHNLAYLYLRNAEYQKASEFYKKSMDAREKNHPNYLGSLEGYVNALTKEGNTSREKLLALVEQGLDLSKSSNSSTFVHIFMMHHYYLSNSMDKYYEYLEEEAFPYFKEKGYMLLVEHYTVVLFDYYMEKNDMEKANRFAGPVINKFRRNNQFV, from the coding sequence ATGCTGGAAGGTAAGATTATTAAATTTTATCGGGAATTTCAGGGATTAAAGCAAAAAGATTTAGGAGATGGAATTTGTTCCAGTACCCATATAAGCAAGATTGAACGGGGATTGACGGAGGTTTCTGGTGAGACCATTGACTTTTTATGCAAGCGTCTAAGAATCGAGATGGAAACGGAGATAAAGAATTATAGGGAGATTGAACAGCTGTTGAAAGAGTGGCAGGATGCTATTGTAAAAAAACTTAAGCCGAGGGTGGAATCCATCAAACGACAACTCCAAGGTTTCAACCTTTTACATATGCAGGATTTCTATCGCCTATACACGCTAATCCTGGCAAGATACTATTTATTTGTTGGAGAAGGAAGAACCGTGGACGGCTTATTAGAAGAAATGTCGGTTTGGACTGATTTGACACCTTATGAAAAGAATTTGCTGCTTCATGTAAAGGGAGTTTACCACTTATCCGTGAAAAACAACTACGTGGAGGCACTTGCATGCTTGAAGGAGATTAATCTCGAAGGCTATCCTAATCAAGAGTACTATTATGATTTGGCCCTTGCCTACCATTCGTTAAATTCTAGAGTCTTGGCATTTTTTCAAGCGAATAAAGCCCTTCAATACTTCACTAAAATAAGAAGTTTTTCCCGCATCATAGAAGCAGAAATGCTCATGGTCATTCAACTTGAACAATCAGAAGACCATCCCACCTTAAGTCAGGAATATCATAGATTGATAGAAATGACGGAAGACTACGGGCTCGAACATCAAAAAGCGATGCTATATCATAATCTTGCCTATCTCTATTTAAGAAATGCTGAATACCAAAAAGCCAGTGAATTTTATAAAAAATCAATGGATGCAAGAGAAAAGAACCATCCGAATTATTTAGGGTCCCTAGAAGGCTATGTAAATGCTTTGACGAAAGAAGGTAACACCTCCAGAGAAAAGCTTCTAGCCTTGGTGGAACAAGGGTTGGATCTATCCAAGTCCTCCAATTCTTCTACATTTGTACACATTTTTATGATGCATCATTATTATCTGTCTAATTCAATGGATAAGTATTACGAATACTTGGAAGAAGAAGCATTCCCATACTTTAAAGAAAAAGGCTATATGCTGTTGGTGGAGCACTATACGGTTGTTCTTTTTGATTATTATATGGAGAAGAATGATATGGAAAAAGCAAACCGCTTTGCTGGGCCGGTGATCAACAAGTTCAGGCGTAACAATCAGTTTGTGTGA
- a CDS encoding S8 family serine peptidase, which produces MRKLTLKTFFIAIIAVFMLATSLFQGQALGANTQSTTNNEPAIINDQLGTGDTTITLITGDIVHVTALPTGQSVINVEPAENNGDGIRVITVGDDTYVYPNAAMPYLAEGKLDHNLFNITKLVEYQFDDTNSSTVPVIVEYQETKAKAASTKAAPKGAKKQRELKSINAAALETNKEEATTFWNDVQSEKTDESKPESVQLNYAIEKIWLDAKVEATLHQSVPQIEAHTAWESGLTGEGIKVAVLDTGIDPTHPDIAPQLDESVSFVPGEEVQDKNGHGTHVASTILGTGAASDGQNKGVAPDARLLVGKVLADNGSGLASWIIEGMEWAAQNADVVNMSLGSSAGSDGTDPMAQAVNTLTEEHGTLFVIAAGNNYGEGTVGSPGAADAALTIGAVDKSDRLASFSSKGPRLGDMALKPDVSAPGVGIMAARSQYSSGTGSYKSLNGTSMATPHVAGAVAILLQQNPEATPQELKETLMNTAKKLPNYQPYHIGTGRIDIVKALNTDIRATGSVSFGFFQWPHDEATSVEKTVTYTNESDQDITLDLEATFADANGNAAPEGMLTLAQTTVTVPANGTADVQVTVDPAHGESGQRYQGHLTASANGEAVVHTTMATIKEDERYTLTLNATDRDGSPALAYVVMFNENMQPESIAVPGTRELRLKKGTYSVMSMMDVDVNTDDQGVALVGDPEVVLDGPKTVELDARKANEITVKVPKKTEPMYQRMEYYQTMGTGSVHSVYLMPVLVDKLYAAPTKKTELGEFEFLTRWRLIKPYLTMNYKGKELDDIVMPGSTLLEGKHNLKAIYAGEGSQADYERLNAKGKAVVVDRSKTISESEQAAAAVAAGAKLLIIANYENVEFNAYVGEVPLTAAAISKSEGDKLIKAVRSGNVKLQIEGTKDSPYAYDLDYVHQDNVPKKLAYEPKNKDLAVIETNYNSHVETDGGEFRFDMRPYTRRAIGFQYKISFPTTRTEYVSATKDTYWYHQATVLDASWQIRQPRVVYEKGQKLVENWFSPVVRPALGEGYWAPKRQGDSLQINVPAYADAGSGNTGGTDYDVSVQNQTTKLFKGDTLIREGKGQAVNGFGVLTDELQEFRVVTEAKRDAERWNTSTSTNTEWIFNAKEEIEPWQSPLPFLTLNYGVDTDVNGNALLNRPTNLSLSVEKVKDAIGYGNVDGATLEVSFNEGKTWKKVKLNRNGDMFTASITNPKSATSVSLKASAWDDKGNKITQEIIKAYGLR; this is translated from the coding sequence ATGCGAAAGCTAACACTTAAAACTTTCTTTATCGCAATCATCGCTGTCTTCATGCTTGCCACTTCCCTTTTTCAGGGCCAGGCACTTGGGGCAAACACCCAATCGACAACAAACAATGAACCCGCCATCATCAACGATCAACTTGGAACTGGCGATACCACAATCACCTTAATAACTGGGGATATCGTTCATGTAACCGCCCTGCCAACTGGACAAAGTGTCATTAATGTAGAACCTGCCGAGAACAACGGTGATGGAATTCGCGTCATCACCGTCGGTGACGACACATATGTGTATCCAAACGCTGCGATGCCTTACCTAGCAGAGGGAAAGCTTGACCACAACCTTTTCAACATTACAAAACTAGTAGAATACCAATTTGATGACACAAACAGTTCCACTGTTCCTGTCATCGTCGAATACCAAGAAACGAAAGCAAAAGCAGCTTCCACAAAAGCAGCTCCAAAAGGCGCAAAGAAACAGCGTGAACTAAAAAGCATTAACGCTGCTGCCTTAGAAACAAACAAAGAAGAAGCAACAACTTTCTGGAATGATGTTCAGTCAGAAAAGACGGACGAATCTAAACCTGAATCTGTACAACTTAACTATGCAATTGAAAAAATTTGGTTGGACGCTAAAGTCGAAGCAACCCTTCACCAAAGCGTGCCACAAATTGAGGCGCACACTGCTTGGGAATCTGGTCTAACTGGTGAAGGCATCAAAGTTGCCGTACTTGATACTGGTATTGACCCGACACACCCGGATATTGCACCTCAACTCGATGAATCAGTAAGCTTTGTGCCTGGTGAAGAAGTGCAGGATAAAAACGGACACGGCACACACGTAGCCTCTACTATCCTCGGAACTGGAGCTGCTTCTGACGGCCAAAACAAAGGTGTGGCACCGGATGCTAGATTACTAGTCGGAAAAGTGCTTGCCGATAACGGGTCAGGGCTTGCCTCTTGGATAATCGAAGGAATGGAATGGGCCGCTCAAAATGCGGATGTTGTTAACATGAGTCTTGGAAGCTCTGCGGGCAGTGACGGAACGGATCCGATGGCACAAGCTGTTAACACACTGACAGAAGAACATGGAACATTATTCGTTATTGCAGCAGGTAATAACTACGGAGAAGGAACAGTAGGATCTCCTGGTGCTGCAGATGCTGCACTTACAATCGGTGCAGTGGATAAGTCAGACAGACTTGCAAGCTTCTCTTCTAAAGGACCAAGACTTGGGGATATGGCATTAAAACCTGATGTTTCCGCACCTGGAGTAGGAATCATGGCCGCGCGCTCTCAATACTCATCAGGTACAGGTTCTTATAAAAGTTTGAACGGTACATCCATGGCTACACCTCACGTAGCAGGAGCAGTGGCTATTCTTTTACAACAAAATCCTGAAGCCACTCCTCAAGAATTAAAAGAAACTCTGATGAATACAGCGAAAAAACTACCAAACTACCAGCCATACCATATCGGTACTGGACGCATCGATATCGTAAAAGCGTTAAATACAGACATAAGAGCAACAGGCTCCGTTTCATTCGGTTTCTTCCAATGGCCCCATGATGAAGCGACATCTGTAGAGAAAACAGTAACGTACACAAATGAAAGCGACCAAGACATCACCCTTGATCTTGAAGCTACTTTTGCAGATGCAAATGGCAATGCGGCTCCTGAAGGCATGCTGACACTGGCACAAACAACCGTTACTGTTCCAGCTAACGGAACTGCAGACGTACAAGTAACAGTAGACCCTGCACATGGAGAAAGCGGTCAACGCTACCAAGGTCACTTAACAGCAAGTGCCAATGGTGAAGCAGTGGTCCACACGACCATGGCTACGATAAAAGAAGATGAAAGATACACATTAACATTAAATGCTACAGACCGTGATGGCTCACCTGCCCTTGCATATGTCGTCATGTTCAACGAAAACATGCAACCAGAATCTATCGCAGTACCAGGAACAAGAGAGCTTCGCTTGAAAAAAGGCACTTACTCCGTGATGTCCATGATGGACGTCGATGTGAATACAGATGACCAAGGGGTTGCCCTTGTCGGAGATCCGGAAGTAGTCCTTGATGGGCCGAAGACGGTGGAGTTGGATGCAAGAAAAGCCAACGAAATCACAGTCAAAGTTCCAAAGAAAACAGAACCGATGTATCAGCGTATGGAATACTACCAAACGATGGGAACTGGTTCGGTACACAGTGTCTACCTGATGCCTGTATTGGTGGATAAACTTTATGCTGCACCAACTAAAAAGACAGAACTTGGAGAGTTTGAATTTTTAACACGCTGGCGCTTGATAAAGCCATACTTGACCATGAATTACAAAGGCAAAGAACTTGATGATATCGTGATGCCAGGCAGTACTCTTCTCGAAGGAAAGCATAACTTGAAAGCAATCTATGCCGGCGAGGGATCACAAGCTGACTATGAGCGCTTGAATGCAAAAGGCAAAGCTGTAGTGGTAGATCGCAGCAAAACAATTAGTGAGTCTGAACAAGCCGCAGCGGCTGTTGCAGCAGGTGCAAAGCTATTGATTATCGCAAACTATGAAAATGTGGAATTCAATGCTTATGTAGGGGAAGTGCCTCTTACTGCTGCGGCTATCAGTAAGTCAGAAGGTGACAAACTGATTAAAGCAGTTCGTTCCGGAAATGTGAAGTTACAAATCGAAGGAACAAAGGACTCACCTTACGCCTATGACCTGGATTACGTCCATCAAGATAATGTTCCGAAAAAATTGGCCTACGAGCCGAAGAATAAAGATCTTGCAGTTATTGAAACTAATTACAATTCCCATGTGGAAACAGATGGTGGAGAGTTCCGATTTGACATGAGACCGTACACAAGACGAGCAATCGGATTCCAATACAAAATTTCCTTCCCTACTACGAGAACAGAATATGTGTCTGCCACAAAGGATACGTACTGGTACCACCAAGCAACAGTCTTAGATGCATCATGGCAGATCCGTCAGCCGCGTGTTGTTTATGAAAAAGGACAGAAACTTGTAGAAAATTGGTTCTCACCAGTTGTTCGTCCAGCTTTAGGAGAAGGCTACTGGGCTCCTAAACGCCAAGGGGACTCTTTACAAATTAACGTACCGGCTTACGCAGATGCAGGTTCAGGTAATACTGGTGGCACGGACTATGATGTTTCCGTCCAAAATCAAACAACCAAACTATTCAAAGGGGACACGCTTATCCGTGAAGGAAAAGGCCAAGCTGTCAATGGCTTTGGTGTTCTAACGGATGAACTGCAAGAGTTCCGAGTAGTAACAGAAGCAAAACGTGATGCTGAGCGTTGGAATACTTCCACCAGCACGAATACAGAATGGATTTTCAATGCAAAAGAAGAGATAGAACCTTGGCAATCTCCGCTTCCATTCCTTACGTTGAATTATGGCGTAGACACAGATGTGAATGGGAATGCCTTGTTAAACAGACCAACAAACCTTTCCTTATCCGTTGAAAAAGTAAAAGATGCTATCGGCTACGGAAATGTGGATGGAGCAACCCTTGAGGTATCCTTCAATGAGGGAAAAACATGGAAGAAAGTAAAACTGAACCGCAATGGGGACATGTTTACAGCTTCCATTACAAACCCTAAATCTGCAACATCCGTTTCCCTAAAAGCGTCTGCATGGGATGACAAAGGCAACAAGATCACACAAGAAATCATTAAAGCATACGGACTACGCTAA
- a CDS encoding TetR/AcrR family transcriptional regulator translates to MKDRKLHVLTCAHKLFIEKGFQATSIQDILDESGIAKGTLYNYFSSKNELLIALFKTLYKKMEKERNDLLIGQDPSDINIFIKQFELQMETNRANKLISLFEEVIFINDSELKDFIQKSQLRMLRWVHQRFLEIFGEEKREYLWDCAIMYLGILNHGIRYYTMTHDKKLDIHKVVQYSVNRLVKIVEDVAESGEVLVEAESMARWVPQEGENELPLPHAIAHAVSDLKKNLSGGADYERLAELLDFIQQELSGKNGTAPRRFLVESAMESLRGNKDFASKVGADWTNLQELIERYMK, encoded by the coding sequence ATGAAGGATCGAAAACTGCATGTTCTCACATGTGCTCATAAACTTTTTATAGAAAAAGGCTTTCAAGCGACTTCCATTCAGGACATCCTAGACGAGAGCGGAATTGCCAAAGGAACTTTATACAACTATTTTTCGTCCAAAAACGAACTTTTAATTGCACTGTTCAAGACTTTATATAAAAAAATGGAAAAAGAAAGGAACGACCTTTTAATCGGTCAAGACCCGTCCGACATAAACATTTTCATCAAGCAGTTTGAACTTCAAATGGAGACGAATCGGGCAAATAAATTGATTTCTCTTTTTGAAGAAGTCATCTTCATTAATGATTCAGAGTTAAAGGACTTCATTCAAAAGAGTCAGCTAAGGATGCTGCGCTGGGTGCATCAACGATTCTTGGAGATCTTCGGTGAAGAAAAACGCGAATACCTTTGGGACTGTGCCATCATGTATCTCGGAATCCTAAATCACGGTATCAGATACTACACCATGACCCACGATAAGAAGCTGGATATTCATAAAGTTGTCCAATATAGCGTCAATCGTTTGGTGAAGATTGTCGAGGATGTAGCAGAGTCCGGTGAGGTGTTGGTGGAAGCAGAGTCGATGGCACGCTGGGTGCCGCAAGAGGGAGAAAATGAATTGCCGTTGCCACATGCTATCGCTCATGCGGTAAGCGACTTGAAGAAGAACCTTTCTGGCGGGGCTGATTATGAGCGGTTAGCCGAGTTGTTGGACTTTATTCAACAGGAGTTAAGCGGGAAAAATGGCACTGCACCAAGGCGTTTCCTGGTGGAGAGTGCGATGGAAAGCCTTAGAGGGAACAAGGATTTCGCTTCTAAAGTTGGAGCAGATTGGACAAATCTTCAAGAGCTTATAGAGAGGTATATGAAATAA
- a CDS encoding DHA2 family efflux MFS transporter permease subunit, which produces MQQAAPNTTINRPPYGILAILMIGAFIAFLNNTLLNIALPSIMTELQVGPSTVQWLTTGFMLVNGVLIPTTAFLIQKYSVRNLFIVAMGLFAIGTVMAGFAPVFGVLLAGRMMQASGSAILMPLLMNVMLVSFPIEKRGTAMGVFGLIMMGAPAIGPTLSGWLIEHYDWRMLFHFVSPIAIAVLLLGVFLLKDRKEKQDIRLDQMSVVLSSVGFGGLLYGFSSAGSKGWDSPLVYGTIAIGTLSLIWFILRQLRKEKPMLNFRIYRYPMFALSSAISMVITMAMFSGMILLPIYVQTIRGISPLDAGLLMLPGAIVMALMSPITGKLFDKYGGRALAITGLTITVVTTYFFSQLTFETTYTQLLILYTVRMFGMSMVFMPVSTNGLNQLPTHFYPHGTAMNNTLQQVSGAIGTALLVTLMSTRAESVGRELSGDAMAALGANPSTEAIAGVQQQVMMQGMLEGINFAFFVSTFIAVVALVLSFFIKRATQAEDPQAESEPASMGNLAGAGGERKVKTKLVGNN; this is translated from the coding sequence ATGCAGCAAGCAGCACCAAACACCACTATAAATCGTCCGCCATATGGTATTTTGGCCATTTTGATGATCGGCGCGTTTATTGCTTTTTTAAATAATACATTATTGAATATTGCCCTTCCGTCCATTATGACGGAACTTCAAGTGGGACCTTCTACCGTACAGTGGCTGACAACCGGCTTTATGTTGGTCAACGGGGTATTGATCCCAACCACAGCCTTCCTAATTCAAAAGTATTCTGTCCGGAATTTGTTCATCGTCGCCATGGGTCTCTTTGCGATTGGGACGGTGATGGCCGGTTTTGCACCGGTTTTTGGGGTTCTTTTAGCAGGCAGAATGATGCAGGCATCCGGGTCGGCTATTTTAATGCCACTATTGATGAATGTCATGCTGGTCAGCTTCCCGATTGAAAAGCGCGGGACTGCGATGGGGGTATTCGGTCTTATCATGATGGGGGCACCTGCCATCGGGCCGACGCTTTCCGGTTGGTTAATTGAACATTATGATTGGAGAATGCTTTTCCACTTTGTTTCTCCGATTGCGATTGCCGTCTTGCTATTAGGTGTATTTCTATTGAAGGATAGAAAAGAAAAGCAGGATATCCGCTTGGATCAAATGTCTGTTGTCTTATCAAGTGTAGGTTTCGGTGGATTATTGTACGGATTTAGTTCTGCTGGATCCAAGGGATGGGATAGTCCACTCGTTTACGGAACCATTGCAATTGGGACCTTATCGTTAATTTGGTTCATTTTACGTCAGCTTAGAAAAGAAAAACCGATGCTGAACTTCCGAATCTATCGTTACCCGATGTTTGCTTTATCATCTGCCATCTCCATGGTTATAACGATGGCGATGTTTTCCGGGATGATCTTGCTGCCGATTTATGTACAGACGATCCGAGGAATTTCACCATTGGATGCAGGATTGCTGATGCTTCCTGGTGCGATTGTCATGGCTTTGATGTCACCGATCACAGGGAAGTTGTTTGATAAGTACGGGGGCCGCGCGCTCGCGATTACCGGTTTGACGATTACGGTTGTGACCACGTACTTTTTTAGTCAATTGACATTTGAAACAACTTACACGCAATTGTTGATTTTGTATACTGTTCGGATGTTTGGGATGTCCATGGTGTTCATGCCGGTTTCCACAAACGGGTTGAATCAGCTTCCGACTCACTTCTATCCGCACGGTACCGCGATGAACAACACGCTGCAACAGGTATCCGGAGCAATTGGAACAGCGTTGCTTGTGACATTGATGTCTACACGGGCAGAAAGTGTTGGCCGTGAGCTTTCAGGAGATGCGATGGCAGCGTTGGGTGCGAATCCATCTACTGAGGCCATTGCGGGTGTACAGCAGCAAGTAATGATGCAAGGTATGCTAGAAGGAATCAATTTTGCCTTTTTCGTGTCGACGTTTATTGCGGTGGTTGCGCTTGTATTGTCTTTCTTTATTAAGCGGGCGACACAGGCGGAGGATCCACAGGCAGAAAGTGAGCCGGCGTCAATGGGAAATCTGGCAGGTGCTGGTGGTGAGCGTAAGGTGAAGACGAAATTGGTTGGGAATAATTAA
- a CDS encoding antibiotic biosynthesis monooxygenase family protein, with product MITEVAFFYINEGMEARFEKDFAVVVEETIALSKGYISHTLHKCIETEGKYMVQVEWETLEDHMEGFVGSDLFKEWVKNMDHYFKPNIYMEHFKLIK from the coding sequence ATGATAACAGAAGTAGCATTTTTCTATATAAATGAAGGAATGGAAGCGAGATTTGAAAAAGATTTTGCGGTAGTAGTCGAAGAAACAATCGCTCTTTCCAAAGGCTATATTTCCCACACTTTACATAAATGCATTGAGACAGAAGGGAAGTATATGGTGCAAGTGGAGTGGGAAACCCTTGAGGACCATATGGAAGGCTTTGTGGGTTCTGACTTATTTAAGGAGTGGGTTAAGAACATGGACCATTATTTCAAACCTAATATTTATATGGAGCATTTTAAATTAATAAAGTAA
- a CDS encoding class I SAM-dependent methyltransferase produces the protein MSRSPVNYDQKLNIETTDIQMGIHRSFTYHRYEPTPYEALDRLFETYLVDSCDHVVDFGCGKGRLNFYLAHQFGPRVTGIEMNETFYEACLKNLTMYKGKGRQNIKFEKCFAEEYKIPETANVFYFFNPFTVDVFRKVVRNILLSIEQHYRPIEIVLYYPAPDFVFFLENHSMFTLKLEVQLDGFEKNVNERFLVYELVVSAS, from the coding sequence ATGTCACGATCTCCAGTAAATTATGATCAGAAACTTAATATCGAAACGACGGATATACAAATGGGTATTCACCGCTCTTTTACCTATCATCGCTATGAGCCGACTCCATATGAAGCACTTGACCGGCTGTTTGAAACATATTTGGTAGATTCCTGTGATCACGTGGTTGACTTTGGTTGTGGAAAAGGCAGGTTGAATTTTTACTTGGCTCATCAGTTTGGGCCAAGGGTAACCGGAATTGAAATGAATGAGACATTTTACGAGGCTTGTTTGAAGAATTTGACCATGTATAAAGGTAAGGGAAGACAGAATATCAAGTTTGAAAAGTGCTTTGCCGAAGAGTATAAAATACCTGAAACGGCCAATGTATTCTATTTTTTTAACCCGTTTACGGTAGATGTTTTCAGGAAAGTGGTGCGTAATATTCTCTTATCTATAGAACAACATTATCGGCCGATAGAGATTGTGCTTTATTATCCGGCTCCTGATTTTGTGTTCTTCTTGGAAAATCATTCGATGTTTACTCTTAAGCTAGAGGTCCAGCTTGATGGGTTTGAGAAAAATGTGAATGAGCGATTTTTGGTGTATGAGTTAGTGGTGAGCGCTAGCTGA
- a CDS encoding GIY-YIG nuclease family protein, with the protein MSLVQKIKEIPATPGVYLMKDSLGQVIYVGKSKHLRQRVQSYFRESSSHSNKVRKLVKHIHDLEIIETDTEFEALLLEWQLIQEIRPQYNRQMKTPEAFLYLTIRKVGKLYRLRPSTQPLRGGDGWSFGPYTSRKTVSFAIRGLKDVYRLDCSNPAINGSPCLNYSLGLCRGICLGGKAVGEYNAIVEQLIALLNGESAELLEDMQREMNQLAADLDFERAARYRNCIQSLQALLQKEDVMDFTEGNHLMLVAEKLDEQRVKCFLIRRTDVFVSEVYGGENGIDEEVLQKITARLSGELTNAAPAAAREVSRFEIDKAQIIYSYLRSGKCKYKMVGREDLDALDAVISDVFSGE; encoded by the coding sequence ATGAGTCTTGTGCAAAAAATAAAAGAAATCCCTGCCACACCAGGCGTTTATCTAATGAAAGACTCTTTAGGCCAAGTCATCTATGTCGGAAAATCAAAACACCTTCGCCAACGTGTTCAATCCTATTTCAGAGAATCGTCCTCTCACTCAAACAAAGTCCGAAAGCTCGTCAAACACATCCATGATCTAGAAATCATCGAGACAGACACCGAATTCGAAGCCCTCCTGCTTGAATGGCAGCTCATTCAAGAAATCCGCCCGCAATATAACAGGCAAATGAAAACACCAGAAGCCTTCCTCTATCTAACGATCCGAAAAGTCGGTAAACTCTATCGTCTCCGCCCATCCACCCAGCCCTTGCGTGGTGGCGATGGCTGGAGCTTTGGACCATATACAAGCAGGAAAACGGTCAGTTTTGCGATACGAGGTTTGAAAGATGTGTACCGACTCGACTGCTCTAACCCGGCAATCAACGGTTCTCCCTGCCTAAACTATTCCCTTGGTCTTTGCCGCGGCATCTGTCTTGGAGGCAAAGCCGTTGGAGAATACAATGCCATTGTGGAACAGCTCATAGCTTTGCTTAATGGGGAAAGTGCAGAGTTGCTGGAAGACATGCAGCGGGAGATGAATCAGCTTGCGGCCGATTTGGATTTCGAGCGTGCAGCCAGATACCGCAACTGCATTCAATCCTTGCAGGCCCTTTTGCAAAAAGAAGATGTAATGGATTTTACCGAAGGAAACCATTTAATGTTGGTGGCCGAGAAGTTGGATGAACAAAGGGTGAAATGCTTTTTGATTCGCAGGACAGATGTGTTTGTTAGTGAGGTTTATGGCGGTGAAAACGGAATTGATGAGGAAGTCCTTCAGAAAATTACCGCGAGGCTCTCGGGTGAACTTACTAATGCGGCCCCAGCTGCAGCGCGTGAAGTAAGCCGCTTTGAAATTGATAAAGCACAGATTATCTACAGTTATCTGCGCAGCGGGAAATGTAAGTATAAAATGGTCGGTCGCGAGGATTTGGATGCGTTGGATGCTGTGATTTCTGATGTTTTTTCAGGGGAATAA